The Mesobacillus jeotgali genome window below encodes:
- a CDS encoding DMT family transporter translates to MKASTFADLSLLFVALIWGATFVLVQNAISFLEPQSFNAVRFAFAAILLGLWLLFFEKEQLKKLDKKLLLSGIMLGFWLFIGYAFQTLGLLYTTSSKAGFITGLSVVLVPLLMLVILKQRPSLNSIAGVSAATAGLYLLTMSDVSSLNIGDAFVLICAAGFALHIVFTGKFSSSFPTLLLTTVQIATVAALSAISAVFFEDWKRAFNPEVIFSANVVVALLVTSILATALAFFIQTNFQKHTTATRVALIFAMEPVFAAITAYFWADERLAYSALAGCVLIFAGMVFAELPPGKFERFVRKLFPKKEADFKA, encoded by the coding sequence ATGAAAGCATCAACCTTTGCGGATTTAAGCTTACTATTCGTAGCCCTTATCTGGGGCGCCACATTCGTTCTTGTGCAAAATGCTATTTCTTTTCTCGAGCCACAATCCTTCAATGCAGTCCGCTTTGCCTTCGCAGCAATCCTGTTAGGACTCTGGCTTTTGTTTTTTGAAAAAGAACAGCTAAAAAAGCTGGATAAGAAATTACTATTGTCTGGGATCATGCTGGGTTTCTGGCTGTTCATCGGCTACGCTTTCCAGACATTAGGATTGTTGTATACGACATCATCCAAGGCGGGCTTTATCACTGGATTGAGTGTTGTACTCGTACCATTGTTAATGCTCGTGATCTTGAAACAGCGGCCCAGTTTGAACTCGATAGCTGGTGTTTCAGCAGCAACTGCGGGCCTCTATCTTTTAACGATGTCAGATGTGTCCAGCCTTAATATCGGAGATGCTTTCGTGCTTATTTGTGCCGCAGGTTTTGCACTGCACATCGTTTTTACCGGAAAATTCAGCAGCAGTTTTCCAACACTCCTTTTAACGACGGTCCAAATCGCAACAGTAGCGGCATTATCAGCAATTTCAGCTGTCTTTTTTGAGGATTGGAAAAGGGCATTCAACCCTGAGGTCATCTTTTCAGCGAATGTTGTGGTAGCCCTGCTGGTTACATCTATTCTTGCGACTGCATTGGCATTTTTTATCCAGACGAATTTCCAGAAACATACGACAGCTACTCGAGTTGCCTTGATCTTTGCAATGGAACCTGTTTTCGCGGCAATCACGGCTTACTTCTGGGCAGATGAGCGCCTGGCGTATAGTGCCCTTGCCGGTTGTGTACTAATATTTGCCGGTATGGTATTCGCGGAATTGCCCCCTGGCAAATTTGAAAGATTTGTTCGTAAACTATTCCCTAAAAAAGAGGCTGATTTCAAAGCATAG
- a CDS encoding zinc-finger domain-containing protein produces MTRNEVLAEVETLLTTYCNGCFLKKHHRQEKGKRHAHRFCIKECTVGEKIKNCGQKL; encoded by the coding sequence GTGACGCGTAATGAAGTCCTTGCCGAGGTAGAAACATTGCTCACTACATACTGCAATGGCTGCTTCCTCAAAAAGCACCACCGGCAAGAAAAAGGTAAAAGACATGCCCACCGGTTCTGCATCAAAGAATGCACCGTTGGGGAAAAAATAAAAAACTGCGGGCAAAAACTTTAG
- a CDS encoding reverse transcriptase-like protein, whose translation MKYKLEWEYKAKGIEPILFHSDFLDGEHALQAGEELDKSGKAGKISFIDEIGTSWTLKEMRKLLEEVEEEPHDLTVYFDGGFDNFNHKAGLGTIIYFKQGKKKYRLRANEVFDELETNNEAEYAALYFALTILEEMGVKNMTCEIKGDSQVVLKQLEGEWPCYEETLNRWLDRIENKIKELGLHPRYNPVGRKENKEADKLATQALQGKMINSKMQIL comes from the coding sequence ATGAAGTATAAATTAGAATGGGAATATAAAGCAAAAGGAATAGAACCCATCCTGTTCCACTCGGATTTTCTCGATGGTGAGCATGCACTCCAGGCCGGTGAAGAGTTAGATAAATCAGGTAAAGCTGGAAAGATTTCTTTTATAGATGAAATCGGCACTTCGTGGACATTAAAGGAAATGCGCAAGCTTCTTGAAGAAGTGGAAGAAGAGCCTCATGACCTTACTGTTTATTTTGACGGCGGTTTTGATAACTTTAATCATAAAGCAGGACTCGGCACCATAATCTACTTCAAGCAAGGAAAGAAAAAATACAGACTGCGAGCCAATGAAGTGTTCGATGAGCTTGAAACGAACAATGAAGCAGAATATGCTGCTCTTTATTTTGCCCTAACCATCCTTGAGGAAATGGGTGTTAAGAACATGACCTGTGAGATAAAAGGGGATTCACAGGTGGTTCTCAAGCAGCTAGAGGGAGAGTGGCCATGTTATGAAGAAACCCTCAACCGCTGGCTCGACAGGATCGAAAATAAAATTAAAGAGCTTGGTTTGCATCCAAGATACAATCCGGTAGGCAGAAAAGAAAATAAAGAGGCGGATAAATTGGCGACACAGGCACTGCAGGGTAAAATGATCAACAGTAAAATGCAAATATTATAA
- a CDS encoding divergent PAP2 family protein — translation MNKGAVIAISSIGLAQALKIPFHYAKTQEWKPDLFLASGGMPSSHSAGVSSLTTYVALTKGVRSVDFALSLVYGIIVMYDAQGIRRQTGELTLKVNDLDELIDKIHEDDPVEFEEKSPDPLKEMLGHQPKEVLGGALFGMAMGFAGYFLTKKR, via the coding sequence ATGAACAAAGGTGCAGTTATTGCTATTTCAAGCATTGGCCTTGCTCAGGCTTTGAAAATACCGTTCCATTACGCAAAGACCCAGGAGTGGAAACCAGATTTATTCTTGGCCAGCGGCGGAATGCCGAGCTCCCATTCAGCTGGTGTGTCATCATTAACGACATATGTAGCTCTTACAAAAGGTGTACGATCAGTTGACTTCGCCCTTTCCCTCGTATACGGGATAATTGTCATGTACGATGCCCAGGGGATAAGGAGACAAACGGGAGAACTCACTTTAAAAGTAAATGACCTTGATGAATTAATTGATAAGATCCATGAGGATGACCCTGTAGAGTTTGAAGAGAAATCGCCAGATCCCTTGAAGGAAATGCTTGGCCACCAGCCAAAAGAGGTACTAGGCGGAGCGCTTTTTGGCATGGCAATGGGGTTTGCCGGATATTTTTTAACAAAAAAACGGTAG
- a CDS encoding HD-GYP domain-containing protein, which translates to MKKTTPSTLTSLTDHQIDALLDTIRNGHAIQDHTPQIAVDKKIDYISKKIDDASMQMEEIFDIVAKTGVVPVSEIKNEIMPVIRQAAEIPHIYHLFYELKTQDEYTYRHSVCVGIISTLIGKWLNLDQSELHDLALGATLHDIGKARIPANILNKPGRLTQEEYNEMKRHTVYGYRMLKDIPELNERVALIALQHHEREDGGGYPFSLRSEKIDELAKIVAIADVYHAMSSSRVYHQAEPFHIVISQMQNDVFGKFDPRIMLVFLFRIMDSLVGRRVLLSDGEEGTILMVDPFEPLRALIKTGDTLVDLRLNRGLRISRVLNDSIVGV; encoded by the coding sequence ATGAAGAAGACCACTCCATCCACGTTGACGTCCTTGACTGACCATCAAATTGATGCATTATTGGATACAATCAGGAATGGCCATGCCATCCAGGACCACACACCTCAGATTGCAGTAGATAAAAAGATTGATTATATTTCAAAGAAAATCGACGATGCCTCCATGCAAATGGAAGAGATCTTCGATATCGTGGCAAAGACAGGAGTTGTTCCTGTTAGCGAAATCAAGAATGAAATCATGCCTGTCATCAGGCAGGCAGCTGAAATTCCACATATCTATCACCTTTTCTACGAGCTAAAGACGCAAGATGAGTATACCTACAGGCACTCAGTCTGTGTTGGCATCATCTCTACATTGATAGGGAAATGGCTGAATTTGGACCAATCGGAGCTGCATGACCTTGCTTTGGGAGCGACACTTCATGATATAGGGAAAGCTCGTATCCCTGCCAATATATTGAACAAGCCAGGCAGGCTTACACAGGAAGAATACAACGAAATGAAACGCCATACCGTGTATGGATACCGGATGTTGAAGGATATCCCAGAACTAAATGAAAGAGTCGCGCTGATTGCCCTGCAGCACCATGAACGTGAGGATGGCGGAGGCTATCCGTTCAGCCTTCGCAGCGAAAAGATAGACGAGCTTGCTAAAATCGTCGCCATTGCTGATGTGTACCATGCGATGTCATCTTCAAGGGTCTATCATCAGGCGGAACCTTTCCATATTGTTATATCCCAGATGCAAAACGATGTATTCGGAAAATTCGATCCGAGGATCATGCTCGTTTTCCTGTTCAGGATCATGGACAGCCTTGTCGGAAGACGTGTTCTTCTGAGCGATGGTGAGGAGGGGACAATCCTGATGGTTGATCCATTCGAGCCGTTAAGGGCACTGATCAAAACCGGAGACACACTCGTTGACCTGCGTCTAAATCGCGGCTTGAGAATTTCAAGAGTATTAAATGATTCAATCGTAGGGGTATAA
- a CDS encoding DUF6123 family protein: MRTVEDYLLHLKSKGFQLREDAIGFIYFGQQYTNSTDELTNTAIEITLKAQKGFDGSFYISLLETFASNKIHSRKAALQFIKKIELLAV, translated from the coding sequence GTGCGGACAGTTGAAGATTACTTGCTTCATTTGAAGAGCAAAGGGTTCCAGTTGCGTGAGGACGCCATCGGTTTTATTTATTTCGGTCAGCAATATACAAATTCTACCGATGAACTCACAAATACAGCCATAGAAATCACCCTTAAGGCTCAGAAAGGGTTTGATGGCAGCTTTTATATTTCGCTCTTGGAAACCTTCGCTTCCAATAAAATTCATTCCCGCAAAGCAGCATTGCAGTTCATTAAAAAAATCGAGCTTTTGGCCGTATGA
- a CDS encoding reverse transcriptase-like protein, with amino-acid sequence MFEVYIDGASAGNPGPSGAGIFIKGEGEVFRYSIPLGVMSNHEAEYHAFIKALEICHDKGFSVVSFRTDSQLVNAAVEKEFVKNKLYAPLLEKAMELAGQFDLFFMKWIPSSENKTADELARKAVRENNMKGTED; translated from the coding sequence TTGTTCGAAGTTTATATTGATGGAGCAAGTGCTGGCAACCCTGGTCCAAGCGGTGCTGGCATTTTTATAAAAGGAGAAGGGGAAGTTTTCAGGTATTCCATTCCTCTTGGGGTCATGTCTAACCATGAAGCTGAATATCATGCATTTATAAAAGCATTGGAGATTTGCCATGATAAGGGTTTCAGTGTGGTATCATTCAGGACCGATTCACAGCTCGTAAATGCAGCAGTAGAAAAGGAGTTCGTCAAAAACAAGCTTTACGCCCCTCTTCTGGAAAAAGCAATGGAGCTTGCCGGGCAATTTGATTTGTTTTTCATGAAATGGATTCCATCGAGTGAAAATAAAACAGCAGACGAACTGGCAAGGAAGGCTGTAAGGGAGAACAACATGAAAGGAACAGAAGACTAA
- a CDS encoding 5'-3' exonuclease H3TH domain-containing protein: MENNKTSLMLVDGMALLFRAFYATAVSGQFMINSKGVPTNAIHGFIKHFATAVANFKPTHTAVCWDMGSKTFRTEMFDNYKANRPEAPVELLPQFDLVKEVVEALDVPNIGLPGYEADDCIGTIARTAKEVDSVTILTGDKDILQLIDDRVSVILLQKGYGNYQVHDRNSLFAEKGIWPEQMIDLKAFMGDPSDNYPGVRGIGEKTAVKLLQEHGDVEGVIANLHLLTKSQRAKIEADLEMLHLSRQLAEIKCDVPVECKLDEALFKIDRDKLLAKFNEVELRGLHRLFENESIYA; encoded by the coding sequence TTGGAAAATAATAAAACTTCGCTAATGCTTGTTGATGGGATGGCTTTGTTATTCAGAGCATTCTATGCAACAGCTGTTTCCGGACAGTTCATGATCAATTCCAAAGGGGTCCCTACCAATGCGATCCACGGTTTCATCAAACACTTCGCGACTGCTGTGGCAAACTTCAAGCCCACCCATACAGCTGTTTGCTGGGATATGGGCAGCAAAACCTTCCGCACCGAGATGTTCGATAACTATAAAGCGAATAGACCTGAGGCACCAGTTGAACTGCTGCCACAGTTCGACCTTGTCAAAGAAGTAGTCGAAGCTTTGGATGTACCTAACATTGGGTTGCCGGGCTATGAAGCGGACGACTGCATCGGCACGATTGCAAGGACGGCTAAGGAAGTCGATTCCGTTACGATATTGACAGGTGATAAGGATATTCTCCAGTTGATTGATGATCGGGTTTCAGTCATCCTGCTTCAGAAGGGCTATGGCAATTATCAAGTCCACGACCGCAATAGCCTTTTTGCAGAAAAGGGTATTTGGCCTGAACAGATGATTGATTTAAAGGCCTTTATGGGAGACCCTAGTGATAACTACCCTGGAGTCCGCGGAATCGGTGAGAAGACAGCTGTTAAGCTGCTTCAGGAGCATGGGGATGTAGAAGGGGTCATCGCGAACCTTCATCTGCTGACAAAATCACAGCGTGCTAAAATCGAAGCTGATCTTGAAATGCTTCATCTAAGCAGGCAGCTTGCGGAAATCAAATGTGATGTACCTGTTGAGTGCAAGCTAGACGAAGCCTTATTCAAAATTGACCGTGATAAACTCCTAGCCAAGTTCAATGAAGTTGAACTCAGGGGACTGCACCGTCTGTTTGAAAATGAATCCATATACGCTTAA
- the cspD gene encoding cold-shock protein CspD, with protein MQNGKVKWFNNEKGFGFIEVEGGDDVFVHFSAIQGDGYKSLEEGQEVSFEIVEGNRGPQAANVVKL; from the coding sequence ATGCAAAACGGTAAAGTAAAATGGTTCAACAATGAAAAAGGTTTCGGTTTTATCGAAGTAGAAGGCGGAGACGATGTATTCGTTCACTTCTCAGCAATCCAGGGCGACGGCTATAAGTCATTAGAAGAAGGTCAGGAAGTTTCTTTCGAAATCGTCGAAGGAAATCGTGGACCACAAGCTGCTAACGTAGTAAAACTATAA
- a CDS encoding DNA topoisomerase III → MKLIVAEKPDQGRTLASVFKMKKRDGFLEILPNEIFPKGAYVSWAIGHLTELSAPEHYNSSWKKWSLDTLPIIPENFKYEVVKSKAKQFQIIKKLATDPQVSEIIHAGDAGREGELIIRNILRLANCTKPMKRLWISSLTPKAIKEGFQNLLNEADTKNLYFEAYTRACADWVVGMNASRLYTLLLQKKGYSDVFSVGRVQTPTLALIVKRELEIENFVSEPFWEVNGKFNINGKKYSGKWEKDGDSRIKTKEMAEKIAAFCDGKSAEAAEVISEKKEFLPPLFYNLSAIQAEANRRFKMSPKKTLDILQGLYQRGIVSYPRSDSRYVTPGEAEGFPAILNKLQANPDYQQLFPLPNSSIQNNKRYVNEKKVTDHYAIIPTEQVPNLNRLSGDELKLYDLLARTLIAAHYGPYIAEYTTIKTVVEGRAEFISKGKVQLDEGWKKVLPQKDSDKEPELPAVQQGETGTVMKAEVKESKTQPPKRLTEGQLITLMKTAGKHIEDKELEKVLMKAEGLGTEATRAGIITMLKDRAYIEVRKNLVYATAKAKILVAAVGGQVLASPEMTAKWEQRLHQIGEGEASPKQFIEQTSKMIKHLVAETSEGSSGWTFSEELTNAFVPGKKGGRSRRTTNLGKCKKCDGMVVDKGTFYGCSNYQKTKCNFTLSKQILGKTVTQKNIKKLLAEGSTDVIEGFQSKDRTFNAKLYWDGEDSKLKFDIAAQPVNQGG, encoded by the coding sequence ATGAAATTGATTGTTGCGGAAAAGCCTGACCAGGGCAGAACGCTGGCCTCCGTATTTAAAATGAAAAAAAGGGATGGATTCCTCGAGATACTTCCTAATGAGATATTCCCTAAAGGTGCATACGTCTCATGGGCAATCGGCCATTTAACGGAATTGTCTGCACCAGAGCATTACAATTCATCCTGGAAAAAATGGTCGCTTGATACACTCCCGATCATTCCGGAAAATTTCAAGTATGAAGTTGTCAAATCGAAAGCAAAGCAATTCCAGATCATAAAAAAGCTCGCCACCGATCCACAGGTGTCTGAAATCATTCATGCGGGCGATGCCGGGCGTGAAGGGGAACTGATCATCAGGAATATACTCCGCCTTGCCAACTGCACGAAGCCAATGAAAAGATTGTGGATATCCTCGCTTACTCCAAAAGCAATAAAGGAAGGCTTCCAAAACCTTTTGAATGAGGCAGATACGAAGAATTTATATTTTGAAGCGTACACCCGTGCTTGTGCAGATTGGGTTGTCGGCATGAACGCATCGAGACTGTACACACTTCTTCTTCAAAAGAAGGGCTATTCCGATGTTTTTTCAGTCGGGAGAGTGCAGACTCCTACTCTCGCATTAATTGTTAAACGCGAGCTGGAGATTGAAAACTTTGTATCAGAACCTTTTTGGGAAGTGAACGGAAAATTCAATATCAATGGCAAGAAATACAGCGGCAAATGGGAAAAAGACGGAGATTCACGGATCAAGACAAAAGAGATGGCCGAGAAAATAGCAGCTTTCTGCGATGGAAAATCTGCAGAAGCAGCAGAAGTTATCTCTGAGAAAAAAGAATTTTTGCCGCCGCTGTTCTATAATCTTTCAGCAATCCAGGCGGAAGCGAATCGCCGTTTTAAAATGTCGCCGAAAAAGACGCTGGACATATTGCAAGGATTATACCAAAGAGGAATCGTATCCTATCCTCGTTCTGACTCGAGATATGTAACGCCAGGAGAAGCAGAGGGCTTTCCTGCGATCTTGAATAAACTTCAGGCTAATCCTGATTATCAGCAGCTTTTTCCATTGCCGAATTCATCGATTCAAAATAACAAACGCTATGTCAATGAAAAAAAGGTTACCGATCACTACGCAATCATTCCAACTGAACAAGTTCCTAATTTAAACAGACTGTCTGGGGACGAGTTGAAGTTATATGACTTGCTGGCCAGGACACTGATTGCAGCCCACTACGGTCCATATATCGCAGAATATACCACGATCAAGACAGTTGTGGAGGGCAGGGCGGAGTTTATATCCAAGGGAAAAGTCCAGTTGGACGAAGGATGGAAGAAAGTACTCCCGCAAAAAGACTCGGATAAAGAACCGGAGCTTCCTGCTGTCCAGCAAGGTGAAACAGGTACCGTAATGAAAGCAGAGGTAAAGGAAAGTAAGACCCAGCCGCCAAAGAGGCTGACTGAAGGCCAGCTGATTACCCTGATGAAAACGGCAGGAAAGCATATTGAAGACAAAGAACTCGAAAAGGTCCTGATGAAAGCAGAAGGTCTTGGAACTGAAGCGACGAGAGCGGGCATCATTACGATGCTGAAGGATCGAGCGTATATTGAAGTCCGGAAGAACCTTGTATATGCGACTGCCAAGGCGAAAATCCTCGTAGCTGCCGTTGGTGGACAAGTACTGGCATCACCGGAAATGACAGCGAAATGGGAGCAGAGGCTGCACCAAATTGGCGAGGGAGAAGCCTCTCCCAAACAGTTCATTGAGCAGACTTCAAAGATGATCAAACATCTTGTTGCTGAAACATCGGAAGGGTCCTCCGGCTGGACGTTTTCAGAAGAACTGACCAATGCTTTCGTCCCCGGGAAGAAGGGGGGACGTTCCCGCCGAACTACTAACCTGGGAAAATGCAAAAAATGCGATGGCATGGTTGTGGACAAAGGGACGTTCTATGGCTGCTCGAACTATCAGAAAACAAAATGCAACTTCACACTCTCCAAGCAGATCCTTGGAAAGACAGTAACGCAAAAGAATATCAAGAAGCTGCTGGCCGAAGGGAGCACTGATGTGATCGAAGGCTTCCAGAGCAAGGACAGAACCTTCAACGCCAAGCTATATTGGGATGGAGAGGACAGCAAGCTGAAGTTCGATATAGCAGCACAGCCAGTCAATCAAGGTGGATAG
- the ltrA gene encoding group II intron reverse transcriptase/maturase, with protein sequence MLMNLILSRENLIEALKRVEKNKGSHGIDGMSVKSLRRHLYENWDTLCDSLRKGTYQPNPVRRVEIPKPNGGVRLLGIPTVIDRFIQQAIAQVLTPLFDPTFSEHSYGFRPSRRGHDAVRKARGYISEGYRWVIDMDLEKFFDKVNHDKLMGILASRIQDRLVLKLIRKYLQAGIMINGVVYDAEEGTPQGGPLSPLLSNILLDKLDKELERRGHKFVRYADDCNIYMKSKKAGERVMNSITCFIEQKLKLKVNRGKSAVDRPWKRKFLGFSFTVNKKPKVRIANESVKRLKAKIRKLTSRSKPIPMEVRIEKLNQFLTGWCGYFALADTPSKFKEFDEWIRRRLRMIEWKQWKNPKTRVRKLKSLGVPDQKAYEWGNSRKKFWRIASSPILHKTLDNSYWSHRGLKSLYQRYEFLRHT encoded by the coding sequence ATGTTAATGAATCTGATTCTATCACGGGAAAACTTAATAGAAGCACTTAAACGTGTGGAGAAGAACAAAGGGAGTCACGGCATAGATGGAATGTCCGTAAAATCCCTACGAAGACATCTCTATGAGAACTGGGACACCCTTTGTGATTCTTTAAGGAAAGGTACCTATCAACCTAACCCAGTACGTCGAGTCGAAATCCCGAAACCGAACGGTGGAGTAAGGTTACTTGGAATACCTACCGTGATAGATCGTTTCATCCAACAGGCAATCGCCCAAGTTTTAACTCCGCTTTTTGACCCAACCTTCTCGGAACATAGTTATGGGTTTAGGCCAAGCCGAAGAGGCCATGACGCTGTACGTAAAGCAAGGGGATATATAAGTGAAGGTTACAGATGGGTGATTGACATGGACTTGGAGAAGTTCTTTGACAAAGTGAATCATGACAAGCTGATGGGGATATTGGCAAGCAGAATCCAAGACCGATTGGTCTTGAAGCTAATTCGAAAATATCTCCAAGCAGGAATCATGATAAATGGTGTAGTCTACGATGCAGAAGAAGGAACACCACAAGGAGGTCCCCTGAGCCCTCTTCTTTCGAATATACTTTTGGATAAGCTTGATAAAGAACTAGAAAGGAGAGGTCACAAGTTTGTCCGATACGCCGATGATTGTAATATTTACATGAAATCGAAGAAAGCTGGAGAACGAGTAATGAACTCCATTACATGCTTCATTGAGCAGAAATTAAAGCTCAAAGTAAACAGAGGGAAATCAGCGGTTGACCGCCCGTGGAAACGAAAATTCCTTGGCTTTAGCTTTACGGTTAATAAGAAACCGAAGGTTCGAATAGCCAACGAAAGTGTTAAAAGGCTAAAAGCTAAAATACGAAAGTTAACATCCCGTTCTAAACCAATCCCCATGGAAGTTAGAATTGAGAAATTGAATCAATTTCTAACGGGATGGTGTGGATATTTTGCATTAGCTGATACACCAAGTAAATTCAAAGAATTTGATGAGTGGATTAGAAGAAGACTCCGTATGATTGAATGGAAACAATGGAAGAACCCGAAGACAAGAGTAAGAAAACTCAAAAGTCTTGGCGTTCCAGACCAAAAGGCATACGAATGGGGAAATTCCAGAAAGAAATTTTGGAGAATTGCCTCAAGTCCAATCTTACACAAAACCCTCGATAACTCTTATTGGAGTCATCGAGGGCTCAAAAGTCTATATCAAAGATATGAATTTCTACGTCACACTTAA
- the sspL gene encoding small, acid-soluble spore protein L codes for MSKKGNRGTKAPGVTPQGYGQDAEFAEEPKSKLENAAKKKNTK; via the coding sequence ATGAGCAAAAAAGGTAACAGAGGAACAAAGGCACCCGGAGTAACCCCGCAAGGTTACGGACAAGATGCTGAATTTGCTGAAGAGCCAAAGTCAAAGCTCGAAAATGCGGCTAAAAAGAAGAATACAAAGTAA